The Ahaetulla prasina isolate Xishuangbanna chromosome 4, ASM2864084v1, whole genome shotgun sequence genome has a window encoding:
- the LOC131198563 gene encoding crk-like protein, whose protein sequence is MFPQAMSAFGDAHEWYLGALSRQEAAACLQGHRHGTFLVRDSTTCPGDYVLSVSENSKVSHYIINSLPGRLRIGEHEFDGFPALLDFYRLHYLDTTTLVAPLGRVVAPSSVQPPPAGEWVRALYDFVGRDQEDLPFTKGEPLRVLAKPEEQWWTAQRADGRVGMIPVPYVQPCPYAHPSSHGTPRHTPVIARAVQRRVPGASDKTALAFEVGDLIAVTKMNVNGQWEGELNGRRGHFPFTHVKVLDSEETS, encoded by the exons ATGTTCCCCCAAGCCATGTCTGCTTTTGGGGATGCTCACGAATGGTATTTGGGAGCTCTGAGTCGTCAGGAAGCAGCCGCGTGTCTCCAAGGGCATCGCCATGGGACCTTTCTGGTACGGGACAGTACTACGTGCCCTGGTGACTACGTcctctctgtcagtgaaaactccaag GTTTCACACTACATCATAAACAGCCTCCCTGGGCGTCTACGGATTGGGGAGCATGAGTTTGACGGTTTTCCAGCTCTTTTAGACTTTTACCGCCTGCATTACCTGGACACCACCACCCTGGTAGCCCCCTTGGGACGCGTTGTAGCCCCTTCCTCTGTCCAGCCACCTCCTGCTGGCGAGTGGGTCCGTGCCCTCTATGACTTTGTTGGCCGTGACCAGGAAGACCTTCCCTTCACCAAAGGGGAACCTTTGCGAGTTTTGGCCAAGCCAGAAGAGCAATGGTGGACAGCTCAACGTGCCGATGGGCGCGTGGGTATGATACCTGTGCCATATGTCCAGCCTTGTCCATATGCTCATCCCAGCAGCCATGGCACCCCCCGACACACTCCCGTAATAGCCAGAGCAGTCCAACGAAGGGTGCCTGGTGCCAGTGACAAGACAGCATTGGCTTTTGAG GTGGGTGATCTCATTGCAGTCACCAAGATGAATGTCAACGGCCAATGGGAGGGAGAGCTGAACGGGCGCCGTGGACACTTCCCTTTCACCCACGTCAAAGTCCTAGACTCTGAGGAAACCAGCTGA